Part of the Paenibacillus sp. FSL R7-0273 genome is shown below.
GAGCGAAGCGGCATACTGGGAAACCGGCCAGCTGTCTGAGCAAAACTGGCATGCGAGCTGGATAACGGCAGCATCCGCCCCGGGGCAACCCGTAGTGAGCAGTGATTCGTGTGACTATTTCCGCACAGCCTTTGAGCTTCCTGACAGGGCCGTTTCAGCGCGGATCTATGCGACCTCCCTTGGCATGTACCGTTTATATATAAACGGCGTACCAGCTGATGATACACAGTTTAACCCCGGCTGGACGAGCTACAATAAACGGCTGCAGTACCAGACCTATGATGTAACACAGCTGCTCACTGCCGGTGAAAATGCCCTTGGCTGCATCGTAGGCAACGGGTGGTATAAAGGCTATCTGTCCTGGGACGGAAACAAGGACCATTACGGCAGACAGCGTGCTGTACTCATTCAGCTGCATGCAACGTTAGCTGACGGAACAGAACAAATGCTGATCTCAGACGGCAGCTGGCGCACTTCATCCGGTCCGCTGCTGATGTCGGAGCTGTATCACGGGGAAATCTATGATGCGCGTCTCGAAATGGACGGATGGGCTTCCCCCGGCTTCGCGGAGCACCAATGGCAGCCTGCTGTACTTACGGAGGCTCCGCCTGCCACGCTGGTTGCCCAGGAGAATGAGCCGTCACGGATTATTGAAACCATCAAGCCTATCGCAGTTCTAAACACTCCGGCTGGCGAAACGGTGCTCGATATGGGCCAGAATCTGGTCGGCTGGGTCAGGTTCACGGTTGACGCTGGAGCCGGGACAGAAATCACATTGCGGCATGCCGAGGTGCTCGACCGGGACGGGAATTTCTATACCGGCAACCTGCGTTCGGCGAAGCAGACGGTAAAGTATATCTGCAGGGGCGGAGGACCGGAGACGTTTGAGCCGCATTTTACCTTCCAGGGCTTCCGCTATGTGCAGGTGACAGGTGTGCCGCAGGAACAGCTGCTGGAGCAGTTCACCGGCTGTGTGATCCATTCGGATCTGGAGCTGACCGGCAGCTTCCGCTGCTCGGATGAGCTGGTTAATCAGCTGCAGCATAATATTCTCTGGGGGCAAAAGGGGAATTTCCTCGATGTGCCGACCGACTGTCCGCAGCGTGATGAAAGACTGGGGTGGACGGGCGATGCCCAGGTGTTCATCCGCACGGCCGCTTTTAATATGAATGTCGTGCCTTTTTTTGAAAAATGGCTGAGGGATCTGGCGGCGGATCAGGAGGCGGACGGCAGGGTGCCGCATGTCATTCCCGACATCCCGGCCGCAGGCTATGGCTCCTCGGCCTGGGGGGATGCCGCCGTTATCTGTCCGTGGACGCTTTATCAGTGCTACGGGGACGTCCGCGTGCTGGAGGAGCAGTATCCGAGCATGAAGGGGTGGGTGGAATACATCCGGGCCCAGGGAGATCAGGAGTTTCTGTGGAATACGGGCCATCATTTTGGAGACTGGCTCGGTCTGGATGCGAAGGAGAACAGCTACATTGGAGCAACGCCTAAGGATCTGATCGCCACTGCCTTTTTTGCCTATTCCACAGAGCTTCTGGTCAAGACGGCCGAGGTAACCGGACAGCCTGAGGAAGCGGAGAAATACCGCCAGCTGCAGAGCAATATTATCCGCGCATTCCGCGAGGAATTCGTAACACCAAACGGGAGGGTTGCCTCGCCGACACAAACCGCTTACGCAGTGGCCTTAATGTTCGATCTTCTGGAGGAAAAAGACCGCCCGCGTACGGCGGCGATGCTGGCTGAGCATGTAAAAGAGAACGGAAACCATCTGACGACCGGTTTTGTAGGAACGCCTTACCTGTGCCTGGTTCTGTCGCGCTTCGGTTATACGGATCTGGCTTATGAGCTGGTGCTGCAAAAGGAGTATCCGTCCTGGCTGTACTCTGTCCTTCAGGGAGCCACGACGATCTGGGAGCATTGGGACGGAATTAAGCAGGACGGCTCTTTCTGGAGCGACGATATGAACTCCTACAACCATTATGCTTACGGGGCTGTCGGTGACTGGCTGTACCGGATTGCCGGGGGTATCGAGCTAATCGAGCCCGGCTATAAAAAAATCCGTATCCAGCCGCAGCCTGGCACACAGCTATCCTGGGCGGAAGCCTCCTACAGCTCCATTTACGGTCCGGTCAAGTCAGCCTGGAGCAGACAGGCGGACGGCTCTCTGGAGCTGAGCGTGGAGATTCCGGCCAATACTACAGCCGAGGTGATTGTGCCGGACGGCTGTCAGGGGCAGATTACGGAGGGCGGGGAGAAGCTGGATCAGGTGACCGGGGTTATAGCAGTGGAAGATAACGCCGGCGGCCGGAAGCTGACCGTGGGATCGGGGAGCTACCGGTTCACGCTCAATAAAAGTGCAGACTGATCTAACACATTAAAAAAGCGGCAGCTGAGGACTTGGGATAAAGTCCTCAGCTGCCGCTTATTGAGTTTAGCCTGCCTTGGCAAGCTTTGCTGCGCGAACCGATGATGCAGCGTATACGGCCAGCGCTGTCCAGATGAGCGCGAAGCCGGTGAGCAGAACCGGCGAGACCGTCTCCTTAAATACAAATATGCTTAATATCAGCATGATCGTCGGTCCGATATATTGTACGAAGCCGAGTGTGGTTAGCGGCAGCCGGGCAGCCGCCCGCGCAAAAAAGAGCAGCGGCAGGGCCGTCACCGCACCGGAGAGAAGCAATCCGGTAAACATAGGCCAGGACAGTGTCCAGGCTGTGGACTCTCCGGAGGCCGCCAGATAGATCCAGTAGACGAGTGCAATGGGCAGAACGACAGCTGTCTCCGACAGCAGGCCTACGGAAGCCTCTTGTCTGGTTTTTTTCTTGGCAAGGCCGTACAAGCCAAACGACGCAGCAAGCGAGATGGCAATCCACGGAAAACGTCCGTAGTTGATGGCGATGATCAGCACCGCGGCACCGGCAATCGCAATGGCCAGCCATTGGCCGCGGTTTGGCTTTTCACGGAGAAAGACGACCGCCAGCAGCACATTGAACAGCGGATTCAAATAATAGCCGAGGCTTGTTTCTACGACATGCCCGTTGTTCACCGCCCAGATGAAGATGAGCCAATTCGCTGCGATCAGCAGTCCGCTGGCTGTGAGTGACAGCAGCTGGGAGCGGTTGGCTGCAATCCGCTTCATGTCACCCCAGCGTTGCTGGATGGCGACGAGAATAGCCATGAATACAAACGACCAGACAACCCGGTGCGAGAGAATCTCGCCTGCAGGCACATTGTTAAACAGCTTCCAGTAAAGCGGCAGGACCCCCCACATAATATAAGCGATAATAGCGTTGACGAGCCCGTTGTTCATGCTCACTTCTCCCTTACAATTGAAATTCCTCTTTGATTCTCCGGGCTACCTCATCGGCAGACAGATTGGTGTTATTGATTCTTATGTAACGCTCTCTGGTGATTTCCCCTTCCTGTGAGTTCAGCCTGTGCTGCTCCATTGTGGTTAACAAATTCTGCTCAGAGCGTGCAGTATCCCGTTTGGAAGGCTTATGCTCGAGCCGGTGCGGTGTTTTGTTACGTTCAAGCCGCTCTTCAAGGGCAGTCTCAAGCTCCACAAAGTACACTTCACCGCCGCGTTCCTCGATAATTGTACAGACAGAATCTATGTAATCCCAATCATTTTGCAGATCAAAGGCCCATACATAGGTGAAAATCATTCCGTACAGCCCGCTGCCGGCAGTAGCCTCGAATATATCCTGGCGGAATTTGGTGACCAGCCTCCACATCTCTGCGCTAAAGCCGAAATAAGGGGCCAGCAGCTCGATTGTCATATGGTTGTGGAACAGCTTCAGCTCTGTGGTTTTTTCCAGCGCATGCCCGATTGTCATTTTTCCGGATGCCTGCGGGCCGAATATAATGATCAGCTTCATCTTTTCATCCTCCCGGAATGGTCTGGATACATAATAGCATAAGCGAAAGGGCCGGGCAGCATTATTTCAGTCACGGAGACAGAGGGTAATGAACAGTAACGCGGTAATAACTATAGGAAGAACAAGGAGGCTGAAGCATGCTTATTCTCCGGATATTGGCAGGATTGGCCCTGTTTATGTTAGGACTGTTATACCTTGTGCAGAGTACGGTGACCGTGAATATCGCCAAACCCGGTACAGCGGAGACCAAAAAGTATACGAAGGGCTTTCCGCTCATTATGTCCCGGATTGCCGGTATTGTCATGATGCTGATTGGTGCAGTGATCTGGATCTTCGGCTTTCCGCACTTTTGGTGAATGATAGTTTTATGCAAAAGAAAGATAAGATCGGACATTCATCCGGCTGCCCTCGGCTGTTACGATTAAGTTGAGAGCAGTAACATCAGCCGGATAAATGGAGGTCTGTAACAAGTGAACATTCAATTTAATACCCCTGCTGTATATTGGACAGAGGCACTGCCTGCAGGTAACGGCAGCCTTGGCGCTATGGTATTCGGCGGGATTGAACAGGAACGGATTGCTTTGAATGAAGATACGCTCTGGTCAGGTTATCCCCGCGAGTGGAACAACCCCGGGGCTAAGGAGGTATTGCCGCAGGTACGGGCACTGATCGCAGAAGGGCGTCACGGGGAAGCAGACCAGCTGTGCCGGAAAATGCTCGGGCCCTACACCCAGTCGTACCTGCCGCTCGGCAATCTGAATATCATGATGGAGCACGGCAGGCCGGTTCACCGGGGAAGCTACAGCCGGAAGCTGGATCTGGCGTCAGGAGTGATAACCATACAATACGAGATCGGCGGTGTTCAATATACGCGTGAGGTGTTTGCGTCCCACCCGGATCAGGTCATTGCTGTCAGGCTGACCGCCAGCCGGGAAGGCGCGCTGAGCTTACGTGCAGGGCTTGACAGCCAGCTCCGCTACAGCGCCCTGCCGGAGGGGGACCAGTACACCATAGCCGGCCGCGCACCGGAGCAGGTGGACCCGAATTATTATAAGACTGCTGAACCCGTACAATACGGCGATCCTGAAACAGCTAAAAGCTTGCGGTTCCACGGAAGGCTGGCGGCCGTGCTTGACGGCGGAAGCCTGCGGGCGGGAGCAGAGGGGCTGCACATCAGCGGGGCAACCTCGGTTACCCTGTACTTCAGTGCAGCGACGAGCTTCGATCCGCTGCTGCGGGCCAGCAGCCCGGACCGGAACCCCGGGGAAGTGACAGCCCGAATCATCGGTGCTGTCAGCGGGAAGTCCTACGCTGCCTTGCGGGAGGAGCATCTGCAGGATCACCGCTCGCTGTTTGACAGGGTGAAGCTGCAGCTGGGAGCTAGCACAGCTCCGGCAGAGCTGCCCACGGACCGGCGGATTGCTGAGTACGGAAGCAGTGATCCGGGCCTCGTGGAGCTGCTGTTCCATTACGGCAGATACCTGCTTATTGCCAGCTCCCGCCCGGGTACACAGCCGGCCAATCTGCAGGGTATCTGGAATCAGGAGACCCGGGCTCCATGGAGCTCCAATTACACGCTGAACATTAACGCAGAGATGAATTACTGGCCGGCGGAGGTGTGTA
Proteins encoded:
- a CDS encoding glycoside hydrolase family 78 protein — protein: MTQSKVLNLMVNYRKNPVGIDDPNPRLSWQIQAQARGFIQSAYQIQAGCDPAFGAEAGLVWDTGKVNADSSVHIGYEGETLLPRTRYYWRVRIWDSEDNASVWSEAAYWETGQLSEQNWHASWITAASAPGQPVVSSDSCDYFRTAFELPDRAVSARIYATSLGMYRLYINGVPADDTQFNPGWTSYNKRLQYQTYDVTQLLTAGENALGCIVGNGWYKGYLSWDGNKDHYGRQRAVLIQLHATLADGTEQMLISDGSWRTSSGPLLMSELYHGEIYDARLEMDGWASPGFAEHQWQPAVLTEAPPATLVAQENEPSRIIETIKPIAVLNTPAGETVLDMGQNLVGWVRFTVDAGAGTEITLRHAEVLDRDGNFYTGNLRSAKQTVKYICRGGGPETFEPHFTFQGFRYVQVTGVPQEQLLEQFTGCVIHSDLELTGSFRCSDELVNQLQHNILWGQKGNFLDVPTDCPQRDERLGWTGDAQVFIRTAAFNMNVVPFFEKWLRDLAADQEADGRVPHVIPDIPAAGYGSSAWGDAAVICPWTLYQCYGDVRVLEEQYPSMKGWVEYIRAQGDQEFLWNTGHHFGDWLGLDAKENSYIGATPKDLIATAFFAYSTELLVKTAEVTGQPEEAEKYRQLQSNIIRAFREEFVTPNGRVASPTQTAYAVALMFDLLEEKDRPRTAAMLAEHVKENGNHLTTGFVGTPYLCLVLSRFGYTDLAYELVLQKEYPSWLYSVLQGATTIWEHWDGIKQDGSFWSDDMNSYNHYAYGAVGDWLYRIAGGIELIEPGYKKIRIQPQPGTQLSWAEASYSSIYGPVKSAWSRQADGSLELSVEIPANTTAEVIVPDGCQGQITEGGEKLDQVTGVIAVEDNAGGRKLTVGSGSYRFTLNKSAD
- a CDS encoding AAA family ATPase; the encoded protein is MKLIIIFGPQASGKMTIGHALEKTTELKLFHNHMTIELLAPYFGFSAEMWRLVTKFRQDIFEATAGSGLYGMIFTYVWAFDLQNDWDYIDSVCTIIEERGGEVYFVELETALEERLERNKTPHRLEHKPSKRDTARSEQNLLTTMEQHRLNSQEGEITRERYIRINNTNLSADEVARRIKEEFQL
- the rarD gene encoding EamA family transporter RarD: MNNGLVNAIIAYIMWGVLPLYWKLFNNVPAGEILSHRVVWSFVFMAILVAIQQRWGDMKRIAANRSQLLSLTASGLLIAANWLIFIWAVNNGHVVETSLGYYLNPLFNVLLAVVFLREKPNRGQWLAIAIAGAAVLIIAINYGRFPWIAISLAASFGLYGLAKKKTRQEASVGLLSETAVVLPIALVYWIYLAASGESTAWTLSWPMFTGLLLSGAVTALPLLFFARAAARLPLTTLGFVQYIGPTIMLILSIFVFKETVSPVLLTGFALIWTALAVYAASSVRAAKLAKAG